The genomic region GTCTTCGCGCAGATGAGCCTCGCTCTGGCGGCCCGCCGCGACGGCAAGCTCGACGTCGCCGTCACCCACCTGAGCCACCTCGTCGAGCAGGGCCGCGCCGAGCCCTGCCCGGCGTTGTACCTGCCGCTGGTCCTTGTCGAGCTGGGCTACGCGGTCGAACAGGACGGCGACCCGGACGGCGCACTCGCCCTGCACGTCGAGGCGTTCGCGGCCGCCGAGGCGATCGCGTCGACACGGGACACGATCGGTCCCCTGGAGGGGATGGCGTCGGCGGTCCGCTCACCGGAGGCCGCCGCCCGGCTCCTCGGCGCGGCGGCCGCCGCCCGGCTGGTCACCCGGTCTCCCGCCTCTCCCACCGAACGGGACGAGATCGACCGGGTGGCCGAACGCCTTCTGTCCGTCCTGGGGCGGGAACGCTTCGACGCCCTGGTCGCCGACGGCATGGAGCTGAGCCCGAGCGAGGCTCGCGCTCAGCTCTGACCAGCCGGTCAGGCGGCAGTCCCCGGTCGGTACGTGGCGATGATGACGCCGCTCCTGTGCACCCGGGTGCCGATCAGCTCGAAGGACACCGGGACGTCCTTCAGTGGGGCGGTGAGGCTGGCGCCTCCCTGGAGCACCGGGCAGATCCAGAACCGGACCTCGTCCACCAGCCCTGCGTGGACCAGCTGCGCGGTGACCGAGCCGTAGCCGTACTGGATGATGTCGCCCCCGTCCTGGGCCTTGAGCCGGGTGACCTCCTGCACCAGATCACCCTGGAGCACCTCCGTGTTGTTCCAGGTGGGGTTGGTGAGGGTGGTCGAGGCGACGTACTTCTTGACGTTGTTGAAGTAGGCGGCACCCGTGCTCGGGTCGCTCTCGTCCCGCTGCGGCCAGGCGGCGGACATGCCGTCGTAGGTGACCCGGCCCATCAGCATCGCGTCGGCCTCGTCCGTCTGCGAACCGGCGAAGGCGGCGGCCTCCTCGTCGAAGTACGGCATGGTCCACGTCGGGTTCTCGATGACGCCGTCGAGGGTGATGTAGGTCGAGTTGATGAGTTTGCGCATCGGATTCTCCTGGCTGTCGGTCGTGCTCCGGTGACATCCAGGAGCCTGCCGGCCCGCGCTTACGATTCGCTTCAGGTGCCCTTACCGGCGTCGGCGACCGGATCGGTGAGCGGGATCGGCAGCGCCTGGGTGTCCGCCGTGCCGCCGCCAGCGGAGTGGGCCGGCGCGGGACGGTCGCTGGTGCGGCTGTGCAGGCGTCCCCGCCCGGCCGGCCCGGCACGCCGGGTCACCTCGACTGTCACCATCCGCACCGGCGGTGGCGGTGCGGTGAAGCGTCCGACCCCCCAGCGCACCCAGATGGGGATCCGCCCGGCGTCCGCCTCCGCCCGCAGCTTCTGCACCGTCCGCGCCCGGTCGGTGTGATCGACCTCCACGACGACCGGCGGGCCGTCCGGGCGGGCGCACGCCACGTCGAGTACGGAGTGCCGCTCCTGCATGGGCGGCGGCAGCGGCACCACGCTTGGCGCCCGCCGGTAGACCCGCCAACCCTGCGCCTGCGCCCAGCGCACCACCGCGTCAATGACCCGTGCGGTGACCTCGTCGGTGTCCAGGTCGACGAACGTCAGATCGGCAAGCTGACGGCCCAGGTCCGCGGCCAGCCGCTCGCCCTGCGCCGTGTCGTCCACCGGCGCAGGATAACGCCTCGACCGAGTGCGGCCACGGCCGCGGCGAGGTGCTGGGACGCCTCAGCCCACCGTCGCGATGGCGGCGAGGTGCCCGGACGTCTCAGCCGACAGCGGTCGCGGTGACGGCGAGGTGCTGGGCCAGCCACGCGGTGGTGGCCGTGCGGGCGGCCTCGGCCTTGTCGCGGGCCAGGAAGTCGTGGCCCTCGCCGGCCAGGACCAGATGCCCGTACGGGACGCCGCGAGCGGCGAGGGCCTGCGCCACCTGGGCCGACTCGCCGGCCGGCACGTTCGTGTCGTTGGCGCCGTGGATGAGCAGCACCGGCACGTCGAGGCGGTCCAGGTGGGTCATCGGCGACAGGTCCCGCAGCAGCTCGGCGTCGCGCACCGGGTCGCCGTACTTGCTGACGGCGGCGGCGGCGATCCACGGCTCCGTGCCGGCGAAGAACGTCCGGAAGTCGGAGATGCCACACTCGGCCACCCCGGCGGCGAACAGGCCGGGAAAGTTCACAAGCACCGCGAGGACCAGGTAGCCACCGTAGGAGCGCCCCAGGCAGCCCAGCTGACCCGGCCGGGCCACGCCGCTGTCGAGCAGGAAGTCCGCGCACGCCGCCACGTCGGCGATCGCGCCGTACCGGCCGGCGAGGTTGTCGGCGGCCACGAAGGTACGCCCGAAGCCGGACGAGCCGCGCACGTTCGGCGCGAAGACCGCGACGCCCTGCGCGACGAGGGCCTGGAACAGCGGGTTGTAGCAGGGGCGTTCCTGCGCCTCCGGGCCACCGTGCAGGCTGATCGCCGTCGGCCAGGGGCCGGGGCCGGGCGGCCGGTACAGCCAGCCGGACAGCGGCATTCCGTCGCGCGCCCGCAGGTCCACCAACTGCGGCGCGACTCCACCACCGCCGGCGCGTGTGGCGGCGGCGTCCGGCCGCAGCGGACGCGGCGCGGCTGTCGCCGGGTCGACGAGCCAGACCTCCCGGGGCTGCACCGGCCCCTGCGCGGTGAGGCAGAGCAGGTCGCCTCCGGCGGCGAAGACCGCGCCGTCGAGCACCTCCCCCGGCGCCGCGACGGCCCGCTGCACACCGCCGGGAAGGTCGAACAGGCTCAGCTCGCTGCGCCCGCCGTAGGTGTTCCACAACAGCGCTGCGCGACGCCTGTCGGCGCTGACCGCGACGTACTCCAGCTCGGCGTCCGGTCGTCCGGCGAGCCGCACCGGCGCCGGCTCGTCCCGGGTCAGGTCGACCCGCACCAGCGCGGCCAGTTCGCTGAACACGTCGGTGCGGGCCAGCACGCTCGTCCCGTCCGGGCCGAACCAGCCCTGGTCGGTGCTGCCCCGGCCGGTGTCCGGCAGCAGCCGCCGCCGCTCGCCGGTCGCCACGTCCAGCATCTCCAGCCAGCGGGCGTTGCGCGGGCCACGGCGCAGCAGGGCGGCGCCGGCATCCGCTGTGACGTCCAGCAGGCTGAGCAGGTCGTCCTCGACAAGCACCCGCCGCTGCCCGGTCCCCGCGTCGATCAGCAGCGCCGTACCCCGCTCTGCGGTCTCGGTGACCGCCATCAGCGCGCCGCCGGGCAGCCACCCGGACAGGGACGCCGAGTGGCGGCCGAAGCCGGCGACCTGCCGGCGGCGCGTACCGTCGGGGCGCAGCACCCACAGCTCGGTGCGGGGCGCTCCGCCGGGCGCGACGACGCACGCAAGCCACTGCCCGTCCGGCGACCAGCTCACCGCCAGGACCGGCTCGTCGCCGGTCGGCACCGCGACGGCTTCGGAGGCGTCCACGTCGCGGACCCAGACGCCGGGCGTCCCTGCCCGGTCGGACAGGAACGCCACCCGCAGGCCGTCCGGGGAGGGCGCGGGTGCGAAGTCCTCGCCGACCGGTGGCGACGGCAGCAGCCGGCGACCGGTCGGGCGGCCCCGGCGGGTGGTACGCGGCGCCTCGGTCCGTGCCCTCATCTAAACCCCGATCCGCTGCAACCAGAGCTCCAGCAGCCCGAGCTGCCAGAGCGCGTTCGAACCCAACGTGGTCCGCCGGGCGTTCGGCGCGTCCAGCAACTCCTCCAGGTAGTCCTTGCGGAACAGGCCCCGCTCGCGTGCCTGTCGCGCGGTCAGCGCGTCGCGGACGTCGTCGAGCAGCGGGCCGGAGAGGTGCCGGATCGCGGGGACCGGAAAGTAGCCCTTCGGGCGGTCGATCACCTCGTCCGGGACGATGCCCCGGCTCGCCGCCTTCAGCACGCCCTTGCCGCCGTGCGCCAGCTTCAACGCCGGCGGGCAGGCGGCGGCCAGCTCGACCACCTCGTGGTCGAGGAACGGCACCCGCGCCTCCAGCCCCCAGGCCATCGTCATGTTGTCCACCCGCTTGACCGGGTCGTCGACGAGCATCACCAGGCTGTCCTGGCGCAGCGCCGCGTCCAGCGCGGTGTCCGCGCCCGGCGCGGCGAAGTGCGCGGTGACGAACTCCAGGCTGGCGTCGTGGTCGAGCATCCACTCGGGCGCCAGCTGGTCGGCGAGCGCGTCGTGGCGACGGTCGAAGAACACCCTGACGTACGCCTCGACGGCGTCCTCGCGGGCCACGTTCGCCATCGGTGGGTACCAGTCGTAGCCGGCGAAGATCTCGTCGGCGCCCTGACCGGACTGCACCACAGTGATCCGCTGCGACACCTCCTCGGAGAGCAGGTGGAACGCCACGCAGTCGTGGCTGACCATCGGCTCGCTCATCGCCCCGATGGCCGCGTGCACGGCCGGCACGAACCGGTCGCCGCCGATGCGGATCTGCTGGTGGTCGGTGCCGAACTCGCGGGCCACCAGGTCGGAGTAGTGGAACTCGTCGCCGCTCTCCCCCGCCTTCGCCTCGAACCCGATGCTGAAGGTGGCCAGCCCGGTCTGGCCCTGCTCGGCCAGCAGGGCGACGATCAGGCTGGAGTCGATGCCGCCGGAGAGGAGCACGCCGACAGGCACGTCGGCGACCATCCGGCGACGTACGGCGGTGCGCAGCGCGGACATGATCCGCTCCTGCCACTCGTCCGCGGACATCGGCGGCGCGGCCGCGCGGGTGAACTCCGGCCGCCAGTAGACGGTGTCGGTGCTGCGACCGTCGCCGGTGATCACGCGTACGGTCGCCGGGGGCAGTTTGCGGACGCCGGCAAGGATGGTGCGCGGCGGCGGCACCACCGAGTGGAAGCTCATGTAGTGGTGCAGTGCCACCGGGTCGAGGTCGGTGTCCACGCCACCGGCGGCCAGCAGCGCCGGCACTGTCGAGGCGAAGCGGATCCGGCCCGGCGTCTCGGCGAGGTAGAGCGGCTTGATGCCGAGCCGGTCGCGGGCCAGCACCAGCGTGGACGTGGTCAGCTCGACCAGGGCGAAGGCGAACATCCCAAAAAACCGCTCGACGCACGCCGTCCCCCACCGGTGGTACGCCTTGAGGATCACCTCGGTGTCCGAGGTGGACCGGAAGGAGTAGCCGGCGGCGGTCAGCTCGTCACGCAGCTCCTGGTAGTTGTAGATGCAGCCGTTGAAGACCAGGGCCAGGCCCAGCTCGGAGTCGACCATCGGTTGGGCGCCGGCGTCGGACAGGTCGATGATGCGCAGCCGGCGGTGCACGAGCGCCGCCGGCCCGTGCCGCCACCGCCCCTCGCCGTCCGGCCCCCGGGAGGCGAGGGCGGGGAGCATCCGCTCGACGGCCGCCATGTCCGGCGGCGCCCCGTCGAGGCGGAACTCGCCTCCGATACCGCACATGGCTCACCTCTCATCGGCTCGGGTCGCTCGGGCCGCTGACCGGTCCAGGGTTGGCTGGCCGGGTTGCGTCCCGATGACATCAAGGTCAAGCGTGGGTTACGCGGGTGGTTGATCGGCTCCGCCGAGCAGCCAGGTGTCCTTCGACCCACCGCCACGGGACGAGTTGACGATCATGCTGCCGGCCGGCGCGACCCGGGTCAGCGCCACCGGCGCCACCTCGGCCGTGTCACCGAGGAAGACGAACGCCCGCAGGTCGACGTGCCGGGGTGCGAGGGCGGTGCCGTCGAACACCGGGTGGGTGGTCAGCGAGATCACCTCCTGGGCGATCCACCGGTGCGGCGCGGCGAGGATCTGCTCCCGGACGGCGTCCAACTCCTCCGCCTCGGCGCGCGGACCGATCACCACGCGGTCCCCGCCGTACCCGTCGACGGGCTTGAGCACCAACTCGTCCAGCCGGCCCAGCACGTCGGCGCGCTGCTCGGGCAGCCCGCACAGGTACGTCGGCACGTCCGCGAGCAGCGCCTTCTCCCCCAGGTAGTACTCGATGAGCCGCGGCACGTACGCGTACAGGGCCTTGTCGTCGCCGACGCCGTTGCCGAGCGCGTTGGCCAGGGTGAGCCGCCCCGCGTGCACGGCGGCGAGCAGTGGCCAGCCCAGCGGCACCCCGTCGGCGCCCGGCGCGTGCAGCAGCGCCTCCTCGTCCATCCGCAGGTAGATCACGTCGACCTGGCTGCGGCGGCCCTCGCGCACCAGGCACACCCGGCCGTCCTCCACCAGCAGGTCGCTGCTCCCGATCAGCGGCACGCCCATCTCGTCGGCGAGCAGCCGGTGCTCGAACCACGCCGGGTCGCCGGGGCCGCTGCTGAGCACCACCACGGCGGGGTCGTCGGCGGCGGCTGGCGCGGCGGCGAGCAGCGCCCGGTGCAGCATCGCAGGTGTCTCGTCGGCGGGCAGCAGGTCGTCGGGCACCGGCAGCTCCGGCAACACCGCCCGGGTCAGCCTGCGGTTCTGCACCGCGTAGCCGAGACCCGAGGGAACCCGCAGGTTGTCCTCCAGCACGTACCAGCCGCCGTCGGGGTCGCGCACCAGATCCGTGCCGGACACCTGGGCGCGGGTGCGGCGGCGACCCATCAGCGCGCCGGTGGGTCGCAGGCCGGGTGAGGACTCCACCACCCAGGCCGGCACCACGCCGTCGGCCACGACGGCCCGCTCGCCGTAGACGTCGCGGAGGAAGGCGTCGAGCGCGCGGGCGCGCTGCACCAGGCCGGCGCGCAGCGCATTCCAGTCGGCGGCGGGCACGACCCGGGGCACCAGGTCGAACGGGAAGAGCCGGGTGCTCGCCTCACCGGCCACGCTGAAGGTCACGCCCCGGGCACGCTGCTCCTCGTCGCGGTCGTGCTCGCGTTGGCGCAGACCGACGGTGCCCAGGCCGCGCAGGGCGGCGAGCAGCGGCCGGTACGCCGGCTCCGGTCCGTCCGGGCCGAAGACCTCGTCGCCGGCGTCGACGTACGTGGGCAGGGCCGGCGGTGGCGGTGCACCCGGGCCGGGGGCGCCGGTCCGGCCCCGGGTCTCGTCGAGCAGCAGGTCGACCACGTCGGCCAGTCGGCCGCGCCGCTCGTAGGCCCGTCGCTGCCTGGCGGCGGAGCTGCCGCGCGCCAGCGCGTAGCGGGTCAGCTCGCTTATCTGTTCCCAATCTCCCGTCGCCTCCAGCTGCGGGCGCAGGTCGGTCACCAGGCGGCGTAGCGCCTCGGCGGCCGGCACCGGCCGGGCCGAGCGGGGCAGGTCCAGCAGGTCGCCCTCCAGCCCGGAGCGGGCGGCCCGCCACACGGCGGCGCGCAGCACCGGCGGGCGTACGGCGGTGCGCTCCACGCCGGCGCGAAGCGCGGCGACCTCCCGGCGGACCAACGCCCGGAACAGGCCGGTGAGCAGGACGATGATGTCCACGTCGGAGTTGGCGTCGGTGATCCGCAGCTCCACCGTCGGCACGTGCGCCGACGGCCGCACGTCGAAGTAGATCATGGCGGGGTCGGTGATGGTCTCCGAGGAGATCAGCTCGGCGACAAGCGCCTCGTGGTCGGCAGCGCTTGTCACCTCGCCCGGGTCGCCGGCCGTGGGCCAGCGTTGCCACACCAGCGAGCGGACGCTTGCGTAGCCGCTGTCCTGACCCATCCAGTACGGCGAACTGGTGGACAGCGCGAGCAGCAGCGGCAGCCACGGCTGGACCCGGCGGGTGACGGCGACCGCCAGATCCCGGTCGGACACCCCGACGTGCACCTGCGCGCCGCAGATCAACTGCTCCCGGGCGAGCATCTGGTACTCGTCGAGCATCCGCCGGTAGCGGGAGGTGGGGGTGACACTCGGGTCGCCGTCGGCGCGCAGCGGCACCGTACCTGCCGCCACGATTCCCAGCCCGGCCCGGTCGGCTACCTGGACGGCCGACTGGCGCAGCCGGGTCAGCTCGGTACGGATCTCGTCCAAGGTGCGGCAGACGGCGGTGTTGGTCTCCACCACGCTGCGGTGCAGTTCGGCGGTGAACGACGTGGCCGGCAGCCGGTCGAGCAGTTCCCCGGCCCGGGGCACCAACTCGCGGGTGTGCAGGTCGACGACGTGGAACTCCTCCTCCACACCGATGGTGGCGAGGTCCGCCGGATCGGCGTCGTCGACCGGCGTGACCGGCTGGGCGCGGGATGCGGGCACCGCCCGGCCGTTGCCGGACCGGCCCAGCGGCCCGTCGAACGTCGCCGCGTTCGTGGTGTTCTCGACCATGGTCACCCCGGTTCGCGTATCGGTGTGTCGACTTGTCCGACGAGCGTTCCCAGGATTGGTACCGGGAGTGTTTCCGGCGCGTTAAGGTGACGCACCGTTCTGCCCGGGCCGCTCTGCCGCGCGGGCCATCGGGTGTCACCCGCGCGCGGGCCATCGGGTGTCACCCGCGCGCGGGCCATCGGGTGTCACCCGGGTCGACGCCTGCTATGTCCAAAGGACATGCCGGTGAGTCAGCACTCTGACTCACCGGCATGTCGCACGATTCCTGCCGTCGATCGCGATTGATCGCGACCGAGGTCACCTCATGTTGGCGACCACGAACGGCGCGTGGCCGTGCAGGTAGTTGTCCCATCCGCCGGTGACCGGCGCACCCGGGCTGAGCAGGTTCGTGGTGTCGGTGCCGACGTCGAGCTTCCAGGCCGTCCAGGAGATGCCGTTCGCCTTCATCCAGTCCATCCAGGACTGCGCCTCCGGCAGGCAGGCCCGGCCGTCGAGACCACCGTCGGCGTGGCTGGCACCCCACTCGGTGACGAACAGCGCCAGGCCGGCCCGGATCGCCGCGTCACCCTTGGCGCGCAGCGACGCGCCGTGGGTGCACGAGTAGAAGTGCAGCGTGTACATCAGGTTGGTGCCGGACACCGGGCTGGCCGCCGCGACGTCCACGTCCTGCGACCAGGTCGGGGTGCCGAGCACCACGATGTTGTCCGGGTCGGCGGCGCGGATCGCCGCGACAACCGCCTGGTGGTACGGCTTGATGACGTTCGTCCAGCTCACCTGCAACGGCTCGTTGTAGGGCTCCCAGATGACGTTCGGCAGGTGGCCGTAGCGGCGGGCCAGGTCACCGAAGAAGGCCACCGCCTGCGACTGGTTGTTCTGCGCCTCGTGCGCGTGCCAGTCGACGATCACGTACACCCCGGCGGTGACCGCGTTGTTGATGATGGTCTCCACCTGGTTGCGCGCCCTGGTCGGGTCGCTGAGGTACGCGCCGGCCGGCTCCACACCCATCGCCGCGCGGATCACCTGAAGCTTCCAGTTGTCGCGCATCCAGGTCAGCGCGGACAGGTTCTCGGCGTACGGGGCAGTCTCCCAGTTGAGCCACATGCTGCTGATGCCCCGCAACTGCACACGCGCGCCGGACTTGTCGCACATCGTCGTGCCGCACACCCGCAGCTGCCCGTGCCGCTCGACGGGCGTGCCGGTCGTCGGCGGCGGACTCGTGGGCGGCGGGGTGGTCGGTGGCGGTGTCGTGGGCGCCGGAGTGGTCGGCGCGGGAGTGGTGGGCGTCGGAGGCGGGCCGCCGGCGCAGGCCGCGCCGTTGACAGTGCAGTTGACGGGGGTGCCGGAGCCGTCGACGAGGAAGCCGAACGCCGTCGACGCCCCGGCGGCCAGGGTGCCGTTCCAGGACAGGTTGGTGAAGGTGTAGCGGCTGCCGGAGGTCGTCTGCTGCGCGTTCCACGACTGGCTGATGCTGGAGGAGGCCGGCAGGTCGAACTCGACGCGCCAGCTGGTGATCTGTGCCGACGTGTTGTTGGTGACAGTGACCTGACCCTGGTAGCCACTGCCCCAACTGTTCGTCACGGAGAACACGGCGGTCGCCGCACTCGCCGGCGTGGCCGCGATCGCCACCGCGCCGGCTATCAGGCCGGCGACGGCCAGCGACGTGACAAGTCTCAGTGTGCGCATGCTGAACCCGCTTCGGATCGACGGTGATGGTCTGAGGCGGGGCGGCGCCAGAGCCGACAATATCGATCTTCCACGATGTGTTCAAGGCGTGCGGCCGGTCTTCCGCTCGCCGGGGACAGCTGAGCGGTGTGCGCCGCTCAGCGCACCTTCATGAGATCGACAAGTTGGTCCAGCGCAGCGCCCCATCCCTCGTGGAAGCCCATCTCGTCGTGCGACTTCTTCGCCGACTCGTCGGCGTGGATCGCGACGGCTGTGTACTTCGTGCCCGCGCCGTCCGGCTCGATCCGCACCACAGCGGTGAACGGGAAGCCGTCCTGGGCGATCTGCGGACGGAAGCCGGGCCCCAGGCCGGAGGTGAAGACCAGCGTCGAACCCTCGTCGACCACCAGGATGCAGCCGCTGTTCGGGTACTCCTCGCCCTCGGGCGAGCGCATTGTCGTGTCGAATCTGCCGCCGGGCCGCAGGTCAATCTCGCAGGCGACTGTCGACCAGGGCTTCGGGGTGAACCACTGCATGATCAGCTCGGGCGTGGTCCAGGCCCGCCAGACCAGCTCCGGCGGCACGTCGACGGTGCGCTCCAGGACGAGATCGAGGTCGGGATTCACTGTGTAGACGGTCATCGTTCTTGCTCCTTCAGGTCGTAGAGAAGCGAATCGAGTTGGTCGAGGCGTCGGGTCCATCGCGCGCGCTGCGCGGCGAGCCAGGTGTCGAGGTGCTCCAGCGGCTGGGGCGCGAGCCGGTAGGTGCGAACTCGGCCCGTCTTCTCCGACGTCACCAGACCGGACTGTTCGAGGACGTGCAGGTGCTGCGTGAACGACGGCAGCGCCATGTCGAACGGACGAGCCAGGTCACTGGTCGTGGCCGGCCCTTGGGTGAGGCGCTCGACGACCTGGCGGCGGGTGGGGTCGGCCAACGCCTGGAACACGCTGTCGAGAACGCTGCCGCCCTCCCCCGCATACTTAGCCATGCGCCTAACTATGCACCGAGACATTACTTAGGTCAAGGCCTAAGTATTGCGACCTGGGGCGGGTCACGGATCGCCGGACGCCGGCACCGGTCGTAGCGTAGGGCGTATGCGAACCACCACGCTGGGCAGTGCGGGACCCGAGGTCGGCGTCATCGGCCTCGGGTGCATGGGCATGAGCCACGGATACGACATCACCGGTCCCCGCGACGACGACACGTCGATCGCCGTGATCCGACAGGCGCTGGACCTGGGTGCCACGCTTATCGACACGTCCGACGTGTACGGGCCGTACACGAACGAGGATCTGGTGGGGCGGGCGCTGGCCGGCGGCCACCGGGAGCGGGCCGTCCTGGCGACCAAGGTCGGCCTGGTGACCACCTCCCCCACCGGCGGCCCCGGCAACTCACCGAAGATCGGCAACGACGGCCGGCCGGAGCACATCCGCGTGGCGATCGACGCCAGCCTGCGCCGGCTCGGCACCGACCACGTCGACCTCTACCAGCTGCACCGCGTCGACCCGCAGGTGCCCATCGAGGAGTCCTGGGGTGCGATGGCGGAGGTCGTCGCGGCGGGCAAGGCGCGGCAGATCGGCCTGTCCGAGGTGACTGTGGAGCAGATCGTGCGGGCTCAGACGGTCCACCCGGTGGCGTCGGTGCAGTCGGAATTGTCGCTGTGGACCCGTGACCCGTTGACCGAGGTGCTGCCGTACTGCGCGCAGCAGGGCATCGCGTTCCTGCCGTTCTCGCCGCTGGGCAGGGGTTTCCTCACCGGCCGGTTCACGTCCTTCGACGACCTGCCCGCCGACGACTTCCGCCGTGGCCTGCCGCGTTTCCAACAGGACGCGCTGCGCGCCAACCTGGCCATCGTCGCCCGGGTCCGCGAGATCGCCGACCGGGCCGGGCTCAGCCCCGCGCAGGTCGCTCTCGCGTGGGTGGTCGCCCAGGGCGAGCAGGTCATTCCGATCCCCGGCACGAAGACCCCGAAGTACCTTGTGGACAACTGCGCGGCCGGCGACGTGCGGCTCAGCGCCGAGGACCTGGCCGACCTCGACGCCCTGCCCGCGCCCGAGGGTGGACGCTACTGACCATCGCCGCCCTGACGCCGGGCTGGTCGCGGACCACACTGGTCCGCGACCAGCCCGACCCGCCGTGGTCAGGCGGGCCGGGCGTCGGCGTCCACCGGTGGGCCGAACCGCACGCCGACGCCTGGGGAATACAGCACGCTGACCGGAGGCCCGGCCGGTGTCGGCAGCCCGGCGGCGGTGACCAGTTCGTCGTCAAGGTGCAGCAGTTCGGCGCGGTGCAGTGGCCAGCGCGGATGCCAGTTCGGCAGGTGCAGCGTGCGCCCGTACGCCCGGGTGTGCAGCCCCCAACGGGCCGTGACGAAATGCTCAAGCGGCGTCGGTTCGGCGATCGCCTCCCCCACCCGAACCACCATCCGGCTCGTCGTGCCTGCCGGGCCGGGCCAACGTCGCCGGCACCGGTAGGTGAGCCGGTCACCGTCGCGGTCCACCCCCATCGAGGACCAGAGGTACGGCAGGCGCAGCGTCGCCTGGGCGACAAGCACGGGAACGAGGCGGGACGCGTCAAGCGACCGGAACACCACAGCACGCCGTCCGTTGGCGTCGACCGAGTAGAGCCGGACGTTCGTCTCCCAGAACGTGCCGAAGTACGGCACCGCCGGCCCACGGCCGAAGCCCAGCCCCACCATCCGAAAGCCGATCAGACCGACGTAGGTGACGCCGTCGATGGTGTCCGGCCGGGTCCCGACGGGCAGCAGCGGCGCGACGGTCTCCGGGGTGACCGCCCAGTGCAGGAACGTGAGGTCCTCCCAGCGCTGCCGTAGGACCGCCCACGGGAACGACTGTCGGGGCGCGATGTCGACCGGCTCGATGTCCACGCTTCCATCCTGACTCAGGGCTCGGGCGGGACCGGCATCAGGCGTGCGGGCCGACGCTCACCGTGCCAATGGTCAGCGCCGCCCTGCCCTCCAGGATCTGGCCGACCCGATCGACCTCGTCCTCCAACTCCCGCCGCCGACCCGGGTCGAGTGCCTGCAACG from Micromonospora profundi harbors:
- a CDS encoding YqjF family protein, with amino-acid sequence MDIEPVDIAPRQSFPWAVLRQRWEDLTFLHWAVTPETVAPLLPVGTRPDTIDGVTYVGLIGFRMVGLGFGRGPAVPYFGTFWETNVRLYSVDANGRRAVVFRSLDASRLVPVLVAQATLRLPYLWSSMGVDRDGDRLTYRCRRRWPGPAGTTSRMVVRVGEAIAEPTPLEHFVTARWGLHTRAYGRTLHLPNWHPRWPLHRAELLHLDDELVTAAGLPTPAGPPVSVLYSPGVGVRFGPPVDADARPA
- a CDS encoding SRPBCC family protein, which encodes MTVYTVNPDLDLVLERTVDVPPELVWRAWTTPELIMQWFTPKPWSTVACEIDLRPGGRFDTTMRSPEGEEYPNSGCILVVDEGSTLVFTSGLGPGFRPQIAQDGFPFTAVVRIEPDGAGTKYTAVAIHADESAKKSHDEMGFHEGWGAALDQLVDLMKVR
- a CDS encoding aldo/keto reductase, coding for MRTTTLGSAGPEVGVIGLGCMGMSHGYDITGPRDDDTSIAVIRQALDLGATLIDTSDVYGPYTNEDLVGRALAGGHRERAVLATKVGLVTTSPTGGPGNSPKIGNDGRPEHIRVAIDASLRRLGTDHVDLYQLHRVDPQVPIEESWGAMAEVVAAGKARQIGLSEVTVEQIVRAQTVHPVASVQSELSLWTRDPLTEVLPYCAQQGIAFLPFSPLGRGFLTGRFTSFDDLPADDFRRGLPRFQQDALRANLAIVARVREIADRAGLSPAQVALAWVVAQGEQVIPIPGTKTPKYLVDNCAAGDVRLSAEDLADLDALPAPEGGRY
- a CDS encoding ArsR/SmtB family transcription factor, giving the protein MAKYAGEGGSVLDSVFQALADPTRRQVVERLTQGPATTSDLARPFDMALPSFTQHLHVLEQSGLVTSEKTGRVRTYRLAPQPLEHLDTWLAAQRARWTRRLDQLDSLLYDLKEQER